The proteins below are encoded in one region of Pacificitalea manganoxidans:
- a CDS encoding ABC transporter permease has protein sequence MSRARLPLPLWLGAPLVALALGMALISLIWTPHDPAALAIGDKLRAPGWSHPLGTDHLGRDLLSLLMAGARTSLAVALVAVGIGAGLGVPLGLWAAARRGTWIDDLLMRANDLIFAFPSLVIAILITAAFGPSALNAIIAIGIFNIPVFARVARGGALTIWSREFILAARLAGKGAARISVEHVLPNIASLLIVQATIQFSLGILAEAALSYVGLGAQPPTASWGRMLAEAQTLFYGYPRLAIVPGLAIVLTVLGLNLMGDGLRDHLDPRLRQRAVQ, from the coding sequence ATGAGCCGGGCGCGCCTCCCGCTGCCGCTCTGGCTTGGCGCGCCGCTGGTGGCGCTGGCGCTTGGCATGGCGCTGATCTCGCTGATCTGGACGCCCCATGACCCCGCCGCGTTGGCCATCGGTGACAAGCTTCGCGCGCCGGGCTGGAGCCACCCGCTGGGCACCGATCATCTGGGCCGCGATCTGCTGTCGCTGCTGATGGCCGGGGCGCGCACCTCGTTGGCGGTGGCGCTGGTGGCGGTGGGGATCGGCGCGGGGCTGGGCGTGCCGCTGGGGCTGTGGGCTGCGGCCCGGCGCGGGACATGGATCGATGATCTGCTGATGCGGGCCAATGACCTGATCTTTGCCTTTCCGTCGCTGGTGATCGCCATCCTGATCACCGCCGCCTTCGGGCCTTCGGCGCTCAATGCGATCATCGCCATCGGCATTTTTAACATCCCGGTCTTTGCCCGTGTCGCGCGGGGCGGGGCACTGACCATCTGGTCGCGCGAATTCATACTGGCCGCGCGGCTGGCGGGGAAAGGCGCGGCGCGGATTTCCGTGGAACATGTCCTGCCCAATATCGCGAGCCTGCTGATCGTGCAGGCGACCATCCAGTTTTCGCTGGGCATTCTGGCCGAGGCGGCACTGTCCTATGTGGGGCTTGGCGCGCAGCCGCCCACCGCCAGCTGGGGCCGGATGCTGGCCGAGGCACAGACCCTGTTCTACGGCTATCCCCGGTTGGCCATCGTGCCGGGGCTGGCGATCGTGCTGACGGTGCTGGGGCTGAACCTGATGGGTGACGGTCTGCGCGACCATCTCGATCCGCGTCTGCGGCAGCGGGCGGTGCAATGA
- a CDS encoding dipeptide ABC transporter ATP-binding protein, translating to MIALDHLTVRLGGQPVLQDLSLRLEPGRITGLVGESGSGKSMTALAILGLLPAGAQVTGGVVLDGAEITTLPERRMARLRGREIGMVFQEPMTALDPLMTIGAQVAETLRIHRAASRAEARARAAALLIRVGLDPDRVPPERYPHELSGGQRQRVCIAMAIALRPRLLIADEPTTALDVTTQAHVLALLRRLVAEEGMALLLITHDLAVVSQMADTVAVLHRGRLVEQGPTAQVLTRPDHAHTRSLLAATGHRPVRAARSTGAPLLRVEGACKDYVTGRGIFTAPRRVRALNDVSFTLRRGESLGLVGESGCGKSTLARAVLGLEPLDAGRILLADAPVSPSMPAAQRRRAQAVFQDPQGSFDPRQRVARLVAEPFHLTGRPADAAAQVVDALRAVGLMAEDASRYPHQFSGGQRQRIALARALVIHPDLVVLDEAVSALDVSVRGRVLDLLARLQADRGLSYLFISHDMDVVRAITDRVLVMEAGRIVEEGPTAQVYAAPRHPRTRALLDAVPRLTQAGASGV from the coding sequence ATGATCGCGCTCGATCATCTGACGGTGCGGCTCGGCGGGCAGCCGGTGCTGCAAGACCTGTCGCTGCGGCTGGAACCGGGGCGTATAACGGGGCTGGTCGGCGAAAGCGGATCGGGTAAATCGATGACCGCGCTGGCCATCCTGGGCCTGCTGCCTGCGGGCGCGCAGGTCACGGGCGGCGTGGTGCTGGACGGGGCGGAGATCACCACCTTGCCGGAGCGCCGCATGGCCCGCCTGCGCGGGCGCGAGATCGGCATGGTGTTTCAGGAGCCGATGACCGCGCTCGATCCGCTGATGACCATCGGCGCGCAGGTGGCCGAGACGCTGCGCATTCATCGCGCCGCCAGCCGGGCAGAGGCCCGCGCGCGCGCGGCGGCGCTGCTGATCCGCGTCGGGCTCGACCCTGACCGGGTGCCCCCCGAACGGTATCCGCATGAATTGTCAGGCGGGCAGCGGCAGCGGGTCTGTATCGCGATGGCCATCGCCCTGCGTCCGCGCCTGCTGATCGCGGATGAGCCGACCACGGCGCTCGACGTCACCACGCAAGCGCATGTGCTGGCCTTGCTGCGGCGGCTGGTGGCGGAGGAAGGCATGGCGCTGCTCCTCATCACCCATGATCTGGCCGTGGTCTCGCAGATGGCCGACACGGTCGCGGTGCTGCATCGCGGGCGGTTGGTGGAGCAGGGCCCGACGGCGCAGGTGCTTACCCGGCCCGACCATGCCCACACCCGCAGCTTGCTGGCGGCAACCGGCCACCGGCCTGTGCGCGCCGCACGCAGCACAGGCGCGCCGCTGCTGCGGGTCGAGGGCGCGTGCAAGGATTACGTCACCGGGCGTGGTATCTTTACCGCGCCGCGCCGGGTGCGGGCGTTGAACGATGTCAGCTTCACCCTGCGGCGGGGCGAAAGCCTTGGCCTTGTGGGGGAAAGCGGCTGTGGCAAATCCACGCTCGCCCGCGCCGTGCTGGGGCTGGAGCCGCTCGACGCGGGGCGCATTCTGCTGGCCGATGCGCCGGTATCGCCCAGCATGCCCGCCGCGCAACGCCGTCGCGCGCAGGCGGTCTTCCAAGACCCGCAGGGCAGTTTCGATCCGCGCCAGCGGGTCGCGCGGCTGGTGGCGGAGCCGTTCCACCTGACCGGACGCCCCGCAGACGCGGCAGCGCAGGTTGTCGATGCCCTGCGCGCCGTGGGGCTCATGGCCGAGGATGCCAGCCGCTATCCGCATCAGTTCTCCGGCGGGCAGCGCCAGCGCATCGCCTTGGCCCGCGCGCTGGTCATTCATCCCGATCTGGTGGTGCTGGACGAAGCGGTCTCGGCGCTGGACGTGTCGGTGCGGGGGCGGGTGCTGGATCTGTTGGCGCGGCTTCAGGCTGATCGCGGCCTGAGCTATCTGTTCATCAGTCACGATATGGACGTTGTGCGCGCAATCACCGACCGGGTTTTGGTGATGGAGGCAGGTCGTATTGTCGAGGAAGGCCCCACCGCGCAGGTCTATGCCGCGCCGCGCCACCCTCGGACCCGCGCCCTGCTCGATGCGGTGCCGCGCTTGACGCAGGCGGGTGCCTCCGGGGTTTAG